A genome region from Arthrobacter sp. V1I9 includes the following:
- a CDS encoding DUF503 domain-containing protein, whose product MWIGWIEFDILLGDVQSLKEKRSVIRPLLADIKRRYDVSVAEVGDHDQYRRSQVGAGLVAADRAHLVEVLDAVERFVAGRPEIELLSARQRDHHSED is encoded by the coding sequence ATGTGGATCGGCTGGATCGAATTCGACATCCTCCTGGGCGACGTCCAAAGCCTTAAGGAGAAACGCTCCGTCATCAGGCCCCTGCTCGCTGACATCAAGCGCCGCTACGACGTCTCCGTCGCTGAGGTAGGGGACCACGACCAGTACCGGCGCTCACAGGTCGGCGCCGGCCTCGTGGCAGCGGACCGGGCGCACCTCGTGGAGGTGCTCGACGCCGTCGAACGCTTTGTGGCCGGACGGCCCGAAATCGAGCTCCTCAGCGCGAGGCAGCGGGACCACCACAGCGAGGACTAA